The Pecten maximus chromosome 10, xPecMax1.1, whole genome shotgun sequence region tATCGCGTTCATCATGGCTAGACAGAACCAGAAGTTGACATACTACCGTGTTAAGTAATATATAGATCCCCGTCAGCTCCTTCTTTTGTACTGTAACGTCGCCAAGGAAATAACGTGTAAAAGAAGTTGACCGAATATTGTTTATACTGAGCTTACTCCTTCTTTTCACTTATTACAAAATGTTACCCATCATAACCACAGGTTATAAAGAAAACTGAAAAATACACCATGACGTCAAAATGCCCAAAGACAATATAGGAATTTATGTCGGAGAGACAAGGCGATAAGACACGAGTCCAATATGCCTTCTGtgggttttttgttgttttttttctccgtTTCGGAATATGTATGtctaatgtcatttaagttcTAAGTGTTTCGGTTTAAATGACCCGGGACACATTAACCTACAGCATGTATACCATCTTTTAATTGGGTATCCGTATTGATAATACAAGCATCGAGAGTTCGCCTGAAGCTAAGGTTGACCTTACTTTACCTTATTTACAAAGgtacatatttataaatgtaacatCAGGCTATAAATCAAAAGATAATAAAATGCCCATTATAACGAGCTATTATTGAGGTGTCCGTCGTGGAATCCAAATGAGATCAAGTGGTTACTACGTCATCCCTTTCTATTATTTACTTACATATCACCATTGTTTCCCAACTTCTCTTCTAATATATTGGAATTCGTGAATGTAAATAACGGTttaagtaagtaagtaagtcTGTCTAAAATGTATCCCTGGCAAAATACAGAGGAACAGCAGAATATAATCAGGATGACGCTCTTTCTACTACAATTGACTGTGGCTGTTGAAAAGATTTATTGATTTCATGCTGTGTTCTACAGAGATAAACTTTGATCCGGACAAGTTGCGTTTATACGAATGTTCTCTgtagaaatatgaaaatttagTTTTGTTTCAAATGATCGGATGCCATTTTTTGATGGGAgtttataacaaacatgtactTACCTTATTTTCCCTTAGAGTTGGGTAAGCAGAACCAGGATCAGATTAACACTTTATATAAACCACTAGTTTGCCAAATAGTCACACAGGAAGCTCCTACAGCTAATCAACGTGTACCGACAGTCTCGAGTTCTACATAACACTTGACAGAGTTCAGACTTACAAGTTAAATGACTGTACGACAGCCTTGAACCTCAGAATATCAGTGTTTTCATGAGATACAGGTATGGACTTCCTCGTACATATTACTATCATTATGATAATAAGAGGGTAATATTGTCATCACTAGGGATGAAGACTTCTGTACTGGTAGGGTTTATAATTAACCTCTTAATATCCGAAACGTTGGCAACACTTTCTAGACAATATCACTGATCACACTGTTAAAACATGTGCATTGATTTATAGTTTTTTCTCTCAACGTTAGTGCAAAGCACACTTTGATAAAAGTGaaacataattataaatgtGGCACATAAATCCTTAGGGAACAGGTTCCGCTCTAGTTTTTAAAGATAACTTTCCGTCAATTTATCATGAAAatatattgacgatgtgttgccataaaattacaaacattttattgaccATATCGATCGGATACATCTTGTAGCACTTGTTATCAGACTcataaacatgaaaaaaattaccttGATTTTTACTTACAATGTCAACCAGCAGAAACAGCTTATAACTAAGTGGTAAATTAAGTGTGATGGTGATTTCAATTTCCAAACTGTTTATATTCCTTTCAAGGTAGTAGCAGTGAGAACATGTCCAAACTGATTCTTCATCCAATGGCTTGTTCCCATTGTCACATGGTTTCTGTGTGTGTCAACTTATATTGTCGACTATCACCCACTTATCCATTTGTGCACTCTATTACATCAACTAAAGCTGATTTCCTGGACTTTTAAATGCTGTATCATTTGTTGCAACAATGAGAAATATGAGTATgcacatatttaaaaaaaaacaaacaaacaaacaaaaacaaaaacaagaacaaacaacaaacactCAGGCACAGCGTTTTTCCCCACACCCCTTAACTCACAACTATGCATTTCTACAGACTACCACGTCGGTGTTGGagaaatcaatatcaaaatcaaatgcACTTCTTCGAGAATCTCTTTATGAAGGGTTATTAAGGGTTATTATCACCATTATCTTTCTCTATtctaacaatatatatatatatacataatggtttttttttttaataacacGTTTCGAAATtacaaacaattttaatatgttttttccccttttcctTTAGCCAGGTTACTTTAGAACTGATAATACGGTCCATCATTTcaatcttttaaaattttctatagTTAAGCCTTTTTTCTATGATGCATATCTTTTCTAAGTACATTATATTTCTTCATCATCATTTCTTTCCCAGTTATCTCCTTTTCCTGTTTTAGAATATGAATAGGATTGTTATTCCTCTATCTCCATAGGCAATGCCGAAGTATTTATGATTATTGAATTTCTTAGGCCCTTTAGCACAGTTATAGATCTAATGATATTATTGAATTGACTGATTTGTGATCAACATAGATAGTTATCTTATCAATTACATTGGATGGTTTCCCCGTCCACTGTAATCAGTAATCAGAAGGATTACTGTCTTACGAGTACCCTCTTGTATGTCATTAAACCTATACGACAATATAATTCCTCAGGTGACGAAATCTTCAAACATTTATCTatcacaacatttgaacttcaatTGAACGATTGAGGGATGGAGTCACTAGTAATAATACTTATATAACTATCTTAGATGTGCAAGTCCTATAGGGCGTTAGGTACTAATGACCGGTTTATAGTCACACCTATGACACTCCGCGTGTCAATGATGTGTATCAGGATCTATACGAGCTGTGGTCTCTCACACATGAAAGGCTGTGTGGCGTTGCAGTGCACATCGTACAAACTATGTGACTTTAACGTTACACAATCCgcatttttaatttctttaaggTAAGCAGAATCGTAGTTATTTAAGGATAGACCTGACCACATGGTGCTGTCAAAAGGTGTTCCATCACTCCACATCCAAAGTCCCTCGGTTACCCTATCCGTCATGCCGACTAAGACGCGGTTAATGCCTTTACCTGTAACATGTGAAAATTGAGTCTAAGAATAGACGCCTGATAATACTATCACCACTATTCAAATGTCGACGGaccttttttttctaattctgAAAACATGACAATCTAGACCTTTTGCCGGCTCTCAGAAAGTGAAGTCCCCGTGTTGAATGAAAGAAGTGTTCCTCACAAGTGTTTTGTGGAAAGTGCTTATGATCTTAAGACACctcaaaaatacaaataaatccaagaaatataaacaacagaAACTATTTAAATGGAAGTACTCAACAgcgaaaaataaaaaaagatggAGTGTTTATATGACTGCATTATTGATGagtacacacatacacacttacGAAACAAATCAAAATCGCTGGAGTACTTTAAACATTTATGTTTCTGCTCGATATTGTCTTTCTTTCCTAAGGGTGATTCCATATTCTGTTGAAaccatttttttaaagttcGAATCATATTTATTACTTACTATTCAGGTACTGCTGTGCCCCTTTAATCTGTTGGGCGGTAGTTAACACCAGCAGCCTCCCATTGTCAGTTTCACATTTCCTTTGGGCGTCGTCATATGTCTCAATTCCGTCCATGTACTTTAGGCAAAGATTCCCGATTTCATCGAAAGTGTAGCCGGATCTTTGACAGTCTGAATCAGCAATGTGCGTACCTATAATTGACTTTTTAGGTTCTCGGATAAGCCGATGTCATGAAAACGATGTTATGAACAGATGACAGATGATTTAAAGATGCCACACTCCAAATAAAAGAGTAACAATAATAGactttgtataattttgtacaATACAATGTCCTATACAAAATCACACCGTAATATttccctgggtactccggtttcatCCTACAGTAAGACAGTGCTTCTATCCGGGCCatcaagcgtgattaatataagtttatataacttgtttcgcaattgttgtaaaataaataaagttaatatTATTACCACTCTCCGAAAGTTTAAGCTTCTAAATTTGCTAAATAAGCTTATTAGCCTTTTAAATTGATTTCACCTGACATACCCCTTTTTCTGTTCATGTCCTACAAATGTCTGTTAATAGCAGCGCGTATATTTTAAGATGTTTTGAATATGTATCACACCAGGCAAATTTGACTGATTTGCGAAATTCTGTTTTGGTCGAGCTTCGCAGTAAAACTTTTCTTTCTCACTTTTGTTGTGCCACTCCCATACATACCATTATGATATAACTCAATTATCTACCCCATGCAATTGGAATAAGGTTTTGATTTGTGAAATcagaaattttcttttttgtctGATTTTTAAAGATAAGTATTTCTGCATTAGCACTTGCATTTTTAGTTGTGCATCAAATACATCATTGcaaattgaaaacaataatcACTACTCATTTTGTGTTTGACTTTATTGATTTAGACTGAATCATGTCCAGGTACTTTGCCATATCGTAATTGGTAATATTTCGAAAGCGATCGGTTGGTCCAGGATTGCTTGTATATTTAGCTGTCCAATAGCAAcatcagccattttgttgctTGTTTTATTGTTCTTGACCACATATCATTTCTCCCATTTCCTCATCTTCGTTTGCCTCAATTGTATCAAGAACAAAGTCAAGAAGCAGTTCTGTATCAGAATAGCTAAGTGGCTGCTCTTTTCTTGTTCAAGATCTTCATTTTCAGGCAGTTAAAGTTTAAAATCCCCATAATTGCTAGACTTTTTGGAGAAGACGACAGAAATTGCAAGATTCCATACAGATAGCATCCAAACATGAATTCTTTGCAGCAAAATTTACTTCAAtgttacatttatttgaaaaactCTCCAGATCAGAAAAAGTAAACATTTCTAAGGATGTAGAAATTGGTAAGGATTAACGAAATCGTTAAAATTtgtagttgataaaatattattacaCCAGTTAGTAGAATTCGTGTCTTTGCTGATATTCAAATCTAATCATCTGTTTATTACTTTACCATATCCTGATAATAATCTTATTAACAAatttaacacacacacacaaaaacctAATAAAGTAAAAGGAAATATTATCGTGAAAAAATATGAAGAATGTGGtttaaaaatggtaaatattAGAGAGTTTATTGATTCCTTACGTTATCTTTGTTCAGACGACTAATAAAAAACTTCCTCTAAATGGCAgatataaactttaaaatatttgcTGCCATTGCTCTACTCTTTAACTCTGAAGACGATTACATAAATAAATGCATGTAAACATTGCCAAAACgatataaaaaagatatatttgcgACCCAGAAAAGACTAAACTCAACATCTTCCAAAGTCACCTATATGGTATAATCCGAAATTCAAAGTTAGAAACCAATCTTATTTCCTATAGAGACTGGTACAAGAAAGGAGTAATTTTATACGGATAGGTGTAAAACCCTGCTAATAGAACATTCAATACTTTACTAGAATGTGTCTAAATGTATTATGCCGTTAATAACGTCCTTCGTGTCAAAGCTTGCTGTCATATGTTAAGAAACTCATTAAGACAAAGGCTGTTCTAATTTTCATTTCCATATGGCACGGGTATAATCAATgcatattttaattacaatgttAAAGTTAATTTGTATTGTGTTCCTAGTcttgtgttgtacatgtacatgtcactgGTTTATTGTAATGTTGAAATTAactgtctatttatagtaatgtCGCGTGGCTAATTACCTGTGGAGTCCAGTGGTCGTCTTGTGCAAGTCCATATAGCGTGTTGTTTGTCTCCTATATGTAAATTAGGGATGTGCAAGTGTAAGAGAGCATGCAAAAGTGAGTCAAAGTTTAATAAAACCTTTTGCAATACCGCGAACGTGGCAGTAAGACGTGAGCCGTGCAGAGCAAAGGACTCATCTTCTTGGGCCCTTGTATTAGCTTTCTGCCTTTGATTTTGGACGACATTTTAACCAGACTGATGTCCTTTTTGTGGATACTTACAGaatatgtaacatttatattatatctGACTATTATAAGTGAATATAGTATAGGACACCGGGTGGTCATTTCAAATTCTTATTCTTCGCTTTTTTTCTCTCTTGTGACACATATATACCCgcaaatactgaaatattttattttctaatacAAAAGGGGTGATTAATGAATAACATTTATTGTAGAAATAAGAGCAAGTCGAACAGGTAGAAAAAGGTAATCGCATGcttatacaaaattaatttcctttaaatcaaGGATGGGTCAGACCGAATTTGGACAGATTCCAGCCATCGAAACAGAAGTGTTTTGAAGAATTTCAAATtcttatttcccctattgagccctACCCTTCAGACATCTAGGGGATAAGCATCACTCTTTTACAAAATGGGTTCCTCTTCATCAAAAcgtgcttcagaccaaatatgaagCAAATCCTTTCATCTGAATTTgctctattttccctattggacCACGCCTCTCAGGCCTCTGGATGGTCAGCTCAAACACTTTTACAATTTTGTCTCCCTCCTATAGATGCTTCCAGTGCAAATAGGATGATACACAGTGAATAGTTCTAGAGAAGAAATAGTTTATAGTAATATAGCCAAAATGCCCCTTTTGACCCGCCCCCTTTAGCTCCAACATTTGTACCATGTTAAATCCCCACCACAGAGAATTCGGAGAATTCGTTTATAATATAGTCAAATTGGCCCCGCCCCTCGTCCTCCCTGGtgtcaaccccaccatttgtacaattttgaatcccaacaaCCTAATTATGCTGCCAGTTCATTCCGTCGCTATAAAACGCATGCGCAGAGAAGTTTAATAATGAATTGTGGGAAAATAAcaaatttgtataaaatgtcaTGTCCTGTAGACGACGAGGATATTTGCAGGGAATGAATCGCGAATTCTCCCACAAATATATCCGCGTGAGTACGGACAAACGGACATCACGGTCTGGCTTAAGCTAATATTGGTCCTTGGGAGCAGATCAGTTGATAACTATAAGCGAGAAAACCGCACTAACATGTATAAAGTACTTACTTGTAGTTCCTTTATATACTACACGTGGTATACTAAATGCAGCTGTTGAAGTGTCGGATTGGCCGATTCCTGTGAATACGTCGCATACTTCAGTCAAAATGAAGAATTCGAACATGTAGCAACTCATTTGTGCCATGCACTGTATCGCACATTCTATCAAAGATGAATTAGTTTTCGAGAGATGCAGATCTCCACAGGTTTGGTCATGGTGCGTGATCACGTGATTCAGCCATGCGCTTGATCGTATTATCGCCATATTTTTCttctgtaaaataataatagtGCTACCTTTACAGAAAatgttcaatttattttaaaatcacatGGTATTTTTGAGCAAACGATCAATAACAGAAATACCTTTCAGGAAATATCACACAGAAACCCGATTACATTACTACGAAATCGTGGTCGAAGCCGAACGTGACTACGTGTCTTTTAATCTAACACCAGGTTCCGATGTTAATGTCAGATATAATTTGAAGGGAgttttagtttggtttggtgttgttttacagcCTGTTAACACAGCAAGACCGTATCAAATTCATATCGTATAGTTTAGTTTCTTCCAATGTAGCTAATAAAGGCGTGGTTAGAGTTATGCACTTTCCTAATAAAAGTAAAAGTTATAAGTCATAATAGTGTAAACAATATGATTGCCCATGCGCTTTGCTGGAAATGgaaatatcataacaaaacaaGCAGATTCCCGACACATGTCTGAAATGATTAAAGACGAGTCAATATCAATATAGAGGAAATAGGTACAAGGCGCCTTTTTCGTACATGGTACGTAGTTACATGTCGCCCGTGCTCCTGTGAAAGTCATGGAATTGTTATCGGTATGCGAATATCCTAAAAAGTTGTCAATATTGTGccacataaatacattataaattgaAGTTAATAGCCAATACtgtcaatattttattgaatacaCAAACTTTGTGTTAATGTGATTTTGATGCGCGATAATTTTGATAAACTGCGAGGTGGTTCATAAAAAGATCAGTCAGCGgttttaaagaaagaaaaagacaacagaaaacagaaaaacaacCATACTAATAAAACCAGAACAGATGCTCTCTTTTTCATAATACAACCGCGAAGTGGTTATATTATAATAGGTCCTGCCTACACGTTATCCTATGTCCTTGGCATTGACCTGCATCATATATGCAGTACAGTCGCAGCGtaacattaaaaataatgtttggCGAGGATTATGATATCACCCTTATTGTGTTATTTGCCAGACTTTGTCAGTAACGAAATACACACAATTGGGAACACCAGGTTacacactttttttttcttaatgcATCTAAAAAATTGTACACCTAACAATGTAAGGTattctttcttgatttgaaatgaatatgacagaaaaaatatttaaatacataccaaCAGTGTGCAAACATGCGAATGGGTGACCCCGTATCTGTACTGAACTGATGTAATTTGACCCTTCGCCATTTCTAAATGTCCACTTACACTCTAAACGAAGACGGAATTTCTATTAGTCCTCATTTAAGACCAGTCCGTAACCAAAATGCAGTTCTTTATGTGACCAATCCATCACATTGTCGTAATCAAATAAGTTTTCCtttgtttgtgtaaatattatagCTTTCTGAGCGTAAACATTTTGTTGCTTAAAAGCGGATATCATCACAGAGTCTTTCTATTCTATCTTGAAGGATAAATGTTAGGCTGTTTTAATCAGTCAATAAGAGAAACAAGTCCATGACGAATCAATCCTCGATGTTGAGTTTACGGTTCGCACGACTTTGCAATGGATTTATGAGGTTTATGAAATAATCAGCATCcaataaatgttgttatataaatttTGGCTTTTTCCGAGTTAGACTTTGTACTTGTCTCAGTTCGATTGTTCTTATAAATAAGTGGTTTTGTAGCTAAAAGTGCACTACTATCTTCTGTAATCATGATAGCCCCTAAATCTTGAAAAGGCCATTCCCTACGAGTGCACGCCAATGATGATAATACGAAAAGATTGCATGACTGTTTAAATACTTAAGTATTCACAATCACCTTTAACTCCAAGAAACACAGATAAACGGCTGTTTTATAATCCCAGTGTGTACTTCAATATGATTGTTACAAAAGTCatctacattatacatacatgtagataatctTTGGACTGCATCAGTTAAGAgtataaaaaatatcttcagTTCACCTTTAGGTATTATGAACACCTTTTTTCTTTAAGTGAATTAATACTATTTTGATGGGAGGGTTTTtaacaaataatgtacataccGTATTTCTCCCTAGATGTAGTTTGGTTGAGCAGGATGCAGGATAACTATCCAGGAATAGATTAatactttatactttatataacacCAGACGATACTCCCACCTAAAGCTCCTATATCTGATCCACGTGTATCGATAGTCCTAAGTTCTATATAACACTTCATAGCATCCAGACTTGGGAGGAGTCAAATTGCTTAAAACAACCTTATTGGATATAGGTATAAGGTTTCCCCATGCAGATTGTTATCATGAATCTAAAatgaattatgtaaatatatatatatatatatatatatgtttgtaattgaGTTTGTacatttgttgttttgattaaGGTCCTTTTCCGGGTCTTTTGTTAAGCACTTTCTAAATGAATTATTCCGTTCGTGTTATGATTTACTAGATCATTGCTCGAGTCGGGTAAATGGACCTGGTACGGCAATAGATAGCTTTGTTTTATTAGTCTTCGGGTTAATTGAGAAAACAAAGTATCGAATTCCTCTTTCACCATTTCCCTCTTATTGGGCTATTGTGGGCTATTGCAAAAATGAAATGGCACCGTTCGGCACAGGATGTGAAAAaaacaaacccccccccccccccccccccccaaaaaaatatcaatgaatgttttatcaaatttgtatGTGACGTTTCACttgaaaatctgaaaatttatGTATAAAACAGTACTTGTTCTTTATCTACGAAAAACCAATATTCCTCCGCCTCCACTAACATACAAGGTATATTGTCCGAGCAGTTGCAAAGAAAGAGATCCCATCAAGTCGTAAATGATTACCCTACTTAACCGCTTATCATAATGCTTTAACAGAGACTATACCATTCTACTCTTCAGGATTGTTTGCAGGCAGGTTACACCTAGTTCCTTGGCATCAAATCATCAATCATGAATCAGAAAGAAGATATCAATATATCTACTTTCTACATTTTAACCAGCCATGCATGCTATTTCTACACTCTATCTAGCCTTGATATTTCACAGATATTCCATATTGCTGTTTGTTGTCTGCCATGACCAGCCAAGCATGTTATTTCACAGTATTTCTGTATTCTGGAATCAGcgtgtccgtccgtccgtctatCTGTCTGTTTATTACCTACTTCTCCCATGATTTCAACGAGACTTTGCATACGTTATTTTCATGAGAGTTATGTTCTTTTGACTACCTTAATACAACTAAATTCCATCACTTTTAGATCCCCAAAGACAAATTTAATTGTCATCGGAAATAATTCAAACATTATTAGATTATCACCATGGATGACATTTTAATGGTTTGCACATTGGTTGGGCTAAAATGTATCAAATCAACTCACATTTCAAAGATCTTCTCAAGATCCAACTATGTTAAAATCAACTAAATGCTCTTTATAGATAGAAAGGTAATCAGATGCTTAACCAAAAATGAGGTTTTCAACACCCTTTGGTCTCACGTTTCCCCCTGTTGAGAGGGtaatctttactatagtttatatagggaaatcacatttttgaacaTCATATGTTGAATGTGTCGAATCGACTGAACATTTTCAGAAGTCAGATGACCGTTGAGGCCCATAAGCATCTTGTTTTGTGAAAATCACTATTACTAGATAAATTCGTTTCCACTCTATATTGCAAATATTTTATTCCACTAGaggatgtgtatatatatatacagtgtgtattatttataatatacattgcgatccaggtattcatatcatcttatagacgactccacaatgatcatgactgggtatcgggccgaccatcactgcgccattgatgtggcgcagcggtataagctgtgggtatttctggctaggcgattgagtgccgtagatcgtgagttcaaggcccggtcagggcacgagtcaaaaagttgtcttccttcgtcatttgtgttactatgttatatatctatttattagcacaatgtatcatatacactatgtgttggtgatccgaagatatagatttgaatttcctgtcgtagttgtaccgagagaaatatttataatatacatgtatgtacaattcgtatccatgtatgtaaatacattgcgatccaggtattcacatcatcttatagacgacttccacaatgatcatgacTGGGTATCGAGCCGactatcactgcgccattgaaacgttcctT contains the following coding sequences:
- the LOC117336144 gene encoding C-type lectin domain family 4 member F-like encodes the protein MDGIETYDDAQRKCETDNGRLLVLTTAQQIKGAQQYLNSKGINRVLVGMTDRVTEGLWMWSDGTPFDSTMWSGLSLNNYDSAYLKEIKNADCVTLKSHSLYDVHCNATQPFMCERPQLV